In a single window of the Bacteroidales bacterium genome:
- a CDS encoding nucleoid-associated protein, with amino-acid sequence MNYTELTIIDSLSIHKVGNKSNEEIIKLSNQKVKLDNEINKLLRVYFMFSFKSSEYFNFYHDINLNMNEVFSCVAAIFDNPDSLLEQSQNLAKHLYEQSTHPKIKGGEFYVVYFKDCIIEGETVDAIGLFKSENKDTFLKVYPAGDSFEIESQQGVNINKLDKGCLIFNTEKENGYVVAVVDNTNKGAEAQYWLDDFLHVRQRKDEYYNTQNVLSLYKNFVKDELPQQFEVSKADQIDLLNRSVKFFKENDNFDMEEFANEVIAQPEIIDTFNQYKVNYQKEYDTEMMDNFTISEQAVKKQARVFKSVIKLDKNFHIYIHGNRDLIEQGIDEKGKYYKVYYKEEL; translated from the coding sequence GTTAAGTTAGATAATGAAATAAACAAATTATTGCGTGTTTATTTTATGTTTTCTTTCAAATCCTCTGAATACTTCAACTTTTATCATGACATCAACCTCAACATGAATGAAGTATTCTCTTGTGTAGCGGCGATTTTCGATAATCCGGATTCACTTTTAGAACAATCACAAAATCTTGCCAAACATTTGTACGAACAAAGTACGCATCCCAAGATAAAAGGCGGTGAATTTTATGTGGTTTATTTCAAAGATTGCATTATTGAGGGTGAGACTGTTGATGCAATCGGATTATTTAAGTCCGAAAACAAAGATACTTTTTTGAAAGTCTATCCTGCCGGAGATAGTTTTGAAATAGAAAGCCAACAAGGCGTTAATATCAACAAATTGGATAAAGGTTGTTTAATTTTCAACACCGAAAAAGAAAATGGTTATGTGGTAGCAGTAGTTGATAATACCAACAAAGGTGCAGAAGCACAATATTGGTTAGACGATTTTTTACATGTTCGTCAACGCAAAGATGAATATTACAATACACAAAATGTTTTATCGCTATATAAAAACTTTGTCAAGGATGAACTTCCACAGCAATTTGAAGTCTCCAAAGCCGACCAAATAGACCTTCTGAACAGATCTGTAAAATTCTTCAAAGAAAATGATAATTTTGATATGGAAGAATTTGCGAACGAAGTCATCGCTCAACCCGAAATCATAGACACCTTTAATCAATATAAAGTCAATTATCAAAAAGAATATGATACTGAGATGATGGATAATTTCACTATCTCCGAACAGGCAGTTAAGAAACAAGCCCGTGTTTTCAAAAGCGTTATCAAATTAGATAAGAATTTTCATATTTATATTCATGGTAACAGGGACTTGATAGAACAAGGAATTGATGAAAAAGGAAAATATTACAAAGTTTATTATAAAGAAGAATTGTAA